The window GGTCACTCTGTACCTTGTAAGGTCACTAGTAGATGTGGTTGTCATTGTACGAATGGTTCCGGCTCCTCGTGGTGCTGGTATTGTTGCTGCTAGCTAGGATTCCAAAGAAGGTGCTGCAACCTGCAGTTTGCTGGTATTGAAGATGCTTTCACTTGCTCACGTGTATCTGCCAAGATCCTCAGCAATTTCGTGAAGGCTAAATTTGATTGTCTGCTTAAGATTTATATGGATTCCTAACCTCCGAATTCTGGAAGGAAACACCATTCTCACTATCTCCCTTTCAAAACACACTAATCTCTTGTCGGAGCCAATAGGAAACTTATCACGCTCTTGGATGAAACTTCAAAAAGGGTTGATGCTTGATCTATATCCATCTGTgaattattaaaactttatttatcaCGTACCTCTTTTTGGATAATAATACTTAGGGTTTTTTTATCACGTACCTCTAAAAACTTGTTAAGTtacattgttttttttcttttaaaaaaaaactagatatattcttaaatgaagtaaaaaaaattatttattactatagTAATGATTTAATATAGTGATAagaaatttaattcttaattgaGATCTAAAGAGTTTAAGATTTCTCcgttaataaataagtaaaagaatTATGATTGAGatacaaaatttcaatatttaacaTGAACAAAGAACTATATTTGTTAACATAACACAAAATGTGttcacaaaattttataaacatcattttataactTAACACAAACTATGTTCACAAATTACAAgcactaataataataaaaaaaaatacatgaatagaaaaatcaaaacaaaaaaactaaataaatattaattgaacaataaaattaaatttatataaatataaagggcaaaaatgtcttttacattttatataatatttttatactaccaaccaaacacaaaattataaaatctatacaatttataacccttttatattttcaaccaaatacaaataacatatataacttatacctctTAATACTCCTTTACAATTTATAACCCATACAattaatatctatataaataatactatataacAAACGctactctaatatatatattatatgaaattaatataaaattttaaaattatataaatcaaatattacaagtttattagattttatgttacttttaaaatatataattttattagctaaaatatataattttattaacttatatagttggttaaaatattttttacatattgTTATATTGCAAAATATTGCAAATTTAAGACTTGTTGTAACTCCATGAATCTTCCCCACCGCAGTTTAGTACGTGTTTGGATAAAACGTAGCAATACAGGGAATATCTTGGGAGGCTCGAGGTTCGACGCATTTCAACTTTGGTCTGCGtgaaaacattattttcaaaaaaatagaataatacttaggagcttttgaaattaattatgtaattttgttcaaattttaataattttgaaaccaaaatattagttgttaatattttattaaaatatttgtaatttcaaataaaatattattttataataaagcaatttataaatatatgattacaCATTCTTATGTGaaagaatatattttgtttatattaaaaataagaatatattaaaatataaatatattttaaactatttttaataaaaataatgaaaataaagaataaaaatgaggataataaattaatagaatgaataattataattagtgagaagttaaattagtaagaaactaaataaacaaaattttaataatatatatagatagatagacttttaataattaatgtgcaTATAATCTAGTTATACAAATACACATTTCAAAAGCTTTCTCCCCCAAATTTAAGTTATGTTAACAAATAACCTTTAGATTATTAGTTGTAGGATATAAGTCATATAAATCAGTtacaaaataactataaaagtcattttataaactataaaataaaaaattaattaatcaaattgtaCTACAAACTTATTAGGTCAAATCAAACACCCTTTGTTTATAATAAATGGGTAGTAGATTgtcatttgaaattatttaaatacattaatttcAATACATCCCATTCGCTACTTAAATGGTTTATTACcaatcttaaaatattatattatataatataattaaaataaaatgatggaTACATTTTTATgatcatattatattttcattttttatatctcaaattaaaaaaactacaaattattaattttaataatatatttattcatataatataataatatatatatatatatattctatatataataaattatctctcaccataattgtaaaataataaaaaaattatctctcttcatttgtttttcaatatataacgtggacacaataaataaataaataaataaataaataaatatatatatatatatatatatttcatatttatatatattacatttcatatgtaataaaaaaattatatatatatatatttcaatttgtatatatctttttttatttatatatatatatatatatatatatatatatataactataaattttatattttaaataattctatatttttacagtattttcaaattatcttaaaaaaaaagtaatatacataaacttttatatattttatgatatttataaatagtaatgaagagaatgaaaacaataatatatatatatatatatatatatatatataaataaataaataagaaaataatttatatgttttatggaGATTAGTATAGggatatatttatgaataaaaaatcttattatatattatgaggGAGGATATATAAATATGTCATGTTTgagaaagaatattatatatatatattttctttttatttatatttttctctaattttattataaaaattaaaattaaagatatgatCCAAACTTAAACTTTCCTGATAGATATTTTTTTGTAGCTTACaccaaatatgaaataatttataaatctcttataattatatatataatattttttttttaatatatatatatatatggtgtgATATATATAACTATGAAGATATaatatagattaaaaaataaatgaaaagaaaagaaaatttaaatttttttgtcataattatgattagatatattttttattattaaaaaaatcaaaataaaaaatagtttaaacataattataaaattataaataaaataaaataaaaaacataaaaataataaagaatataataatccaaatatataataaatttatatatatatatatatatattatatacattgaaaaaataaattaatagaaatataattGATCGCAGTGACTAATTATGGTGGAGTGATGTAAGtaaatgtgttatatataaatataaataaaaataacttaataaatttgttgatactcatttttatttactattttataatttaatttttaataattttgatttaattttttaaaattcatataaaaaataattaatttttggttataaaataaataaagagtaaatatgttagattataataatttaatctattattaatttattttatttttcttaaataaataattaattttagatagaATTTTAAACTATGTTAAATTAAACtccaaaattattgattttggaATAGAatctaaatatatcaaataagtgataatttaataaataggtgaattttaaataaatttatttgacttatttttttttttatgtattttagaaaaacataaaagaaaataagtcGTAAGAGTTTGGCTGGAAAAGACGAGACCGGGAATTGAACATGACCTAGATCTAGGTGCGTGCCTAAACCTAGGTTCTAACTGAAGGAGCGACCGTGAGGCCCAAACCCATGAAAAAGCCAATGCTATCTCCTTCCCGAACCGAACCGAATCCAGGTGAAGCCCAAGAACATAGGCTAGCTATCTTCAAAGTGTTATTGGCGTTCTTCGCAATATTAGCCAACATCCAAACCACGTGGACTCCAATGATTTCGTAGAATGACGATTTCTCCCTCGATATATGACCGAATTTAGATATGTAAAAAATATGCATCACCACACGTATACAAGGAATTCATTATCACCATCAattttggaagaaaaaaaatgataaaagagtCTCCAATTAAATCAGAAGGATAGTTGTCATTTAGAGATAAAATCAGCAATCCAACGTTAGACTTGGAATTAGTTGCTGAAAATTTtactcaaatttatttatatcctAAGCTTGCGCAATGACACACTTCGAGATTCACTAGAATTCTTAATTTcgaaatttctaattaaatcACCAAGTTTGTGAGgttgatatttaaatttaagccatttgattttaaatttggtAGACCTACACTTTAGGAAATCCATAAGCATTGTAAGGACTCATTTTCGTATCATTCATCGTTTTGTAAgcctattttaataatttaacatattaacatttcgaaattttatatatttgtaatgatTTAGTTTCTGAAATTGGCTGCATGATTCGATTGTATAAGTTATTTCGAACCTTTTCGTTCTTACAGATTTCACAAAATCGATCCCAATCAAAACACCTAATTTGggaaaataatttaacttaattaaattgtGTTCTTGGACCCTTATTCGAGAACAATGGctcaataataatatgtatgttGTTATATATGACATAAATGTGGTTGTTATTGTCGTAAAAACGCAATTTAGAATaaccttaaattttttataatttcattcaaaGGGTGTTCTTGATTTTCCTTGATGATTTAATGTtgaattattacttttttttatatcatgaATTAACATTATTGTCTagttaaattttgatttaggaAGTTTTTAGGTACTGAAAAAGACCATTggctgattttttttttgactcaTGGTCTGGTTTCGACGGAGAAAAATAACTTGGCCTGGTTTTTGACCGAAGAAACGACCGAGGATCACCCAAGCCCAAGGCCAGCTAAACATGCTAGCGACCGAGAATTTGACATTGGCTAAGTTTTCGACAAGACCAAGAAAACTTAGCAACCGGAGATTTTTGCGATTGGCCTGATTTTCGATCGAGTTTTGGAGGGCATCCAACCTAATTTTGATGTCATGACATGGTTTTTCACCGTTTTCTCACCCATCGACCAAGAAAAGGAAGTCAACCCGCCTCTAGGCCTGATCCGACCCAGTCCTGACTCCTTTGACGATTGgctttgtttgtttgatatttttttgttttgttttatttatttttcaacttgCACTAGtcctaactctttttaaaaaaaaaatatgaagtcaTATATTTCCAcctacaaaattattttcaattcaGACATTGACTCCATatgtgtatatattaataataatttacatatataatttaaaattatttatataatcgaaaactaattaataaagaaaatataatataaataattttaacataacAATGAAAGTACTAATTTTCTTGTTTTAATTATGATGAGTTGTTATTTGAATAAGAAGATTGGGCGGGGATTTAATATGATGGGACATGGGTTGTGGAAATGGAATGTACTCTTTGACAGGGAGACAGACTACACCATCATTCGAGTAACCTTAAATACCGATGGCCTCCTTGCAAAATGCAAATCAATCCagcttctctttctctctctaacacGCATAGTGGAGGTGAAGAAGTTTGGGTAAGTTCActtcataataaaaaatcaatttgaactattttttttatatttttttttatctaaaataattataaaattatgcaattatatttgaatttaatttttactaaaaataagtaaaaaaaaaattagttgtgacttaattgataattttttttaatatagtatTACTTAGTATGATTTTTCTTAGACATGACATTCacttcaacttaaaatattgtaaatgagaattgaatatttaatttatggtTTTTAAGAACCTCTCCTACTTCTATTCCTACTCTACTCTATTCCTACTCTTACCACATTATtcgataaaaacaaataaaatatttaattttgaaaaaacacaattaatttaagaaaatattagttagaagaatataatttttaaaaatctagacAAATCTAATCcaattctaatttaataaatcaaaatagttatTCCAAATTACTATTgttcaatataaaatttaaaaaagtttcGAAATTGTTTGTGAGTGCTTATTATTGCAGGTCGGTCGTTTGTTTGTTTAGTTAAGCGATGGGTGCAGGTGGGCGAATGTCGACTGATCCTCCTTCGAACGCCCTCGATCGAGCCCCAACCTCCAAACCGCCATTTACGCTTGGGGAGATTAAGAAATCAATCCCGCCCCACTGCTTTCAAAGATCGGTCATCACTTCATTCTCCTACCTTGTATACGATCTCCTCATAGCCTCCTTCCTCCACTACGCCGCCACATCCTACATCCATCTCCTCCCTGCCCTGTCAGCTGGCTTCGCCTGGCTTCTTTACGCCTTCGTCCAGGGCACCGTCCTCAACAGCGTTTGGGTCATCGCTCACGAATGCGGCCATCACGCCTTCAGCGATTACCGATGGCTCGACGATACAGTCGGCTTCATCCTCCACTCGGCCCTCCTCGTCCCCTACTTCTCGTGGAAACACAGCCACCGCAGGCACCACTCAAACGCCGCCTCTATCGAACGCGACGAAGTTTTCGTCCCCAAACGTAAGGAAAGCGTGGAATCCCTAgctaaaatcatcaataatccAATTGGTCGGACCATAACCATCGCCATCACGCTTACCATAGGTTGGCCTTTCTACTTAATCTTCAACTTCTACGGCAGGCATTACGAACGTTTCGCCTCCCACTTCGATCCCTACAGCCCCATTTACTCTAAACGGGAGCGCTTTCAGATATTTCTATCGGACATGGGCTTTCTTTCAGTCGGATTCCTTCTCTACCGTCTCGCCTTGTCCAGGGGAATCGCTTGGGTGATGTGCGTTTACGGCGGGCCTCTTCTCGTGGTGAATGGATATCTCGTGCTGATAACATGGTTACAACACACTCACCTCTCGTTGCCTCATTACCATTCGGATGAATGGGATTGGTTGAGGGGGGCTTTATCGACTGTGGATAGAGATTACGGGATTCTCAACAAGGTGCTCCATAATATAACCGATACTCACGTTGCTCACCATTTGTTCCCGACCATGCCGCATTATCATGCGATGGAAGCGACTAAGGCGATAAAGCCCGTGTTGGGAGAATACTATCGGTTTGATGGGACTCCGGTTATGAGTGCGTTATGGAGAGTAGTCAAGGAATGTCTTTATGTGGAGGCTGATGAAGATGAGGGCGCAAACAAAGGCATCTTGTGGTACCAGAACAAGATTTAGGGTCTCCATTGATCTTTGTTGTTGTTGCAGTCTAAATTGAATAAATGACTTTTAATCGATTGATTCGATGAGTCATTAGTGCATGGTAAAGTATaatgaagttatttttatatagaattGTCTTTTCTTATCTAAAATTTGGATTAGCAAGTATTATATGTAACTATTTGCTCTAAAATGAGTAagttataagaaatatatatgttacTGAAATAATGTGCAACAACAGCAGCCTGTAGGCCTTcataaatatgatattagtcattctatataatgttattttgatTCATAAGCACATCCAACTAAGAAATTAAATAGTTCTAACCAAActgaattaaatgttttttttatgcaGTCCGAATCAATCAAAACAGTTCGATACaagattaaaattaagtaaaaataaattattctaacTATTTATAGGCATTCCACCTAGGGTGGTGGGTAACTTAATGaccaactatatatatatatattgtcttctTTAATTCCAAGATCATCAAATATTACACTAATATGTAAAAAGTGGACTAAATCCTGGTTTAATAGAGGGTCTATGCGTAACATTTCTCTTTCACAAATTCATGAAAACAAAATAGATTAGTTATTCAAATAGTGTACCAAAAACAAAACGGATTAAgtgtttaattaatatgttcTTCTCATAAACATCACCAATTATCATAATactttatttcataaaaaactgaaatattgacgaatcaatttcaaatatataacattggcacgttattttttttctccaaaaTGTTGCTatgtataaacaaaatattcttaCTGTTTTCATATGCAATATTCAAAGCCCTATCAGTTTTTGTTGATTCTTTATGTTAGCTTAAATTGACGGATTACATGTATGCTAATGAAAATTTTTATTCTCATTGCATTTCCATGCCATCCAACTTGGGGCATTTTTATTATAGTTGGCTTGTAGTTGCATGCTTAAATGAAGATCTAGTAATTAGAATATAGtttgtttctctttttaattGCCTTTGAGTGGATTTATCTTggaattactttttttttttttgttttagtatGTTCGGTGCCATTTGGactgaatatttttttttaatagttaaccaacttttatttaaattatacggaataaatttatatatatatacgatttaaatattttttaaaataaaatctaaattatatcatattttttttttcaaaaagggTGAATTGTTTAAACCCTgatctataatataatatacaattttttatgtaatatttatttcataaaaaattatgagataaatACAAGGTAGTACAT is drawn from Impatiens glandulifera chromosome 3, dImpGla2.1, whole genome shotgun sequence and contains these coding sequences:
- the LOC124931134 gene encoding delta(12)-fatty-acid desaturase FAD2-like: MGAGGRMSTDPPSNALDRAPTSKPPFTLGEIKKSIPPHCFQRSVITSFSYLVYDLLIASFLHYAATSYIHLLPALSAGFAWLLYAFVQGTVLNSVWVIAHECGHHAFSDYRWLDDTVGFILHSALLVPYFSWKHSHRRHHSNAASIERDEVFVPKRKESVESLAKIINNPIGRTITIAITLTIGWPFYLIFNFYGRHYERFASHFDPYSPIYSKRERFQIFLSDMGFLSVGFLLYRLALSRGIAWVMCVYGGPLLVVNGYLVLITWLQHTHLSLPHYHSDEWDWLRGALSTVDRDYGILNKVLHNITDTHVAHHLFPTMPHYHAMEATKAIKPVLGEYYRFDGTPVMSALWRVVKECLYVEADEDEGANKGILWYQNKI